The nucleotide window AATGACTCCTGAGGAAAATGCCTATGCATCTAATGTAAAATTTGCGAAGTTTAACCAAGAAAATAAAGCTACACTTCCAACTATAGCAGCTGAATTAATAGGCTGGAATAATGGAGAACGTTTAGTTACAGGGAAAGATCCACTAACGGGCGAAGATGCAAATCGTTGGGCGGCAGGTGCAGAGTTAGCTGTTGATATTGCAAGTAATTTCTTTCCTATAGCTAAGGCTGGCAAATTAAGGAAACTTGAGAAAGCACTTGATGCAGTAGACGCAGTCAATGATGTTTCGAAAGCTACGAAGACAGCTGATAAAGCATCAGATGTTGCTCGTGTGGCAGATAAAGTAGATGATGTTAAAGATGGGACAAGGGCTCTAACTAGTGAAGAAATTGCTGATAAATTTGTTTCGGGAATGGAAGATATTTCAGGAAAAAGTGGAACGAAAAACTTTAAATCACATGGAGGCTATAATAAAGCAATTGAAGATTTCAATTCATTACCCTTAGAAAATGTAACGGAAATTAATACTTCATTTGGTAAAGGGTATAGGGGTACTTTAGATGATGGAACAAAGGTTGTTGTTAGACCTGGAAGTACAAGTGATTTAGGAACAACACTGGAATTCCAAATAAAGCAATCAAAAGGAGGGGTTTCATATGAAATTAGATATGGAGACTAAAAATGAAGAATGGGTAGAAGTCTTTAAAGGTTTGATTTCTGTAGATAACTATAGGTTAAAAGTCTTGTTGACAAATTTGTCAGATGGTCAAGAAATTAGGCTGATTGGAGAGCAAAACCGTTTTAAATTATCATGTATTTATTATGATGAAGCACGAGTCTTTAGCAGGGAATTGTATTTATCTGCAATTCTAGATAAAGAGATGTTTACAAAATTTGAAAAAAATAATTTTCAAAATGTCATTTACGAAGTCAAGAATAGTCAATTAGTGAGAAAACTGGAATACACATCATATTATGATCTAGGAACTTTGCATTCACGACATTATATAATCATAACTCAAGATAGTGTAGTGGAGATTCTTGTTTCTGCAAATTTGAAATTAGATATCAGCCAATACTAGAAAATTTGCTAATCAAACATGTACATGACTTTAGTACAATTATCGGAAAATAGAACTTGGAGAAATGATATGGAAAAATGGACGAAAATTAAACCGGACTTTATTCCTTTTGGCGACTATGGTATTGAGATAAATATAGATGGGGACACTCTAATTGTCTACTTGGAAGATTCAGAAAAATTTAAATTTACCTTTACAAAGATCTGGGCTTTCCGAACAGTCCAGGAAAGTTTAGAATTAAGAGATAAATACTGGGAACAAGGATTGGCAGAGAACAGACCACTTTATCTGACCAACTATATCTATGAGGTCGAGAATACAGAGTTTGGTGATTTGGTCGCTTCTGCAAATATAGCTAATAAAAAGCTTCATCACTATTTCATAATGTCGACAGAATATTTAGTGGATATTCTATCTGAAAATGATGTAAAAGTGGAGAAAATATAAATTACTTTCACAAAGACAATTTGTGACTTGGTTCAATTTCTAACTAGGGGAAAATTTCCCCTAGTTTATTTTATATTAGTCTCACAGTAGACAAGCAGGACAAACTCATCTCCAGCTACGGCTATGAGTATGATGATGGTGGCTACATTGCCAAAGAAACCATCAAGCAGGATGGCGAAACCCTAGTCCATACCTACACTTACGATACTCTGGGTCAAGTGGAAAACATGACTGTATCGGATGGAGCTGGTAAGGAACTCTCTAAACTCTCTTACACCTATGACTTAGCCGGCAATAAACTAACCAGCACCGAGACAGTCGATGGCAAGGAGAGCCAGATACACTTTACCTACGATGACCATAACCGCTTGACCAAACTAGAAGGTCCAGATGGCACTATCACCTATACCTACGACAAGAATGGCAATCGCATCGCTTCTGAGAAAAACTCAGAGAAGTTAGACTACATCTACGACACAGAGAACCGCTTACTTGCGATCAAGGACAAGAAGGGTCTTCTCATGGCTGCACTTTACGACGGAGATGATAACCGTGTCTTCACTGCTAGTCGCAAGGAAGGCAAGAACACTTATCAACTCTTCCAACGCAAACCTAAGGAAGATCAATCTGGTGATCAGGCATCGCATGCAGGTAGAGGCAAGTCAGGTCGTAAGTCGCCATATACAGCCCCAAGTGGGGAGAAAAACTCCCTCTTCTGGTATGGCTTCAGTCAGAATGTCCTCCAAGCCCTATCCACCCTACCACAGACAGTAGGAAGCATCTGGCACAGCATCTTTGACGATGTGTCTAGAGCCTATCACCAGAAAGTGGCTAAGGATCGAGCAACCAAGGAAGGAATCGTGGTCAACCCACCAGAACTTGGCAACTTACCTGGTCAGGGAGAAGTAACCTATGCCAGTCAGGTTCAGGATGTCCTGATTCCTTATACCACACGAGAGGATACCTATAACTACTACGAGGAACGCAACTATGTCAACGATGTCAATCGTGAACATACAGAAGTCCTCGAAACCTATGACCATGATGGCAAGGCTCGTGAGACCTATAGCTATGGTCAGGGTCGAACCAGCTACCTCAACAACCAAACAGGTGACAGCTACAACTACTTGACTAACCAATCAGCCTCTGTGACAGGTTTGACCAAGGATGGACAAGCCGTCGCATCCAGTCGCTATAACCTCTATGGAGCAAGAAAGACAAGCACAGACACAACAGGTCAGCCCTTTGCCTATAACGGCGAAGCCCGTGACGATACTGGACTTGACTATTTACGCGCAAGGTATTATGATAGTCAGGGAGGTACTTTCTTAACCGAGGATAGCTACCCAGGTGAGGAAACAGACCCTCTCAGCCAGAACCGTTACAGCTATGTGCAGAACAACCCCGTCAACTATACCGACCCGAGTGGGCACTTCTGGAACAGTATCAAAAAAGGCTGGAACTATGTTAAGTCAGGTCTTAATTGGGCTGGCAGACAAATTAGTAGAGGCGTTAATTGGGTTGGCAGACAGATTAGTAGAGGCGTTAATTGGGTTGGCAGACAGATTGATAGAGGCGTTAACTGGGTTGGCAGACAGATTGATAGAGGCATTAACTGGGTTGGTAGACAGATTGATAGAGGTGTTAACTGGGTTGGCAGACAGTGGAATAAGGTTCAAACGACCTACAATAGTACAGTCGATTATGTTCAAACGAAATACCAGCAAGCACAAGCTCGTATTCAAGAACTACACTATCAAGCAATTCGTACTGCCTATGCTGTGGCAATAGGATTTAAGGCCTCCCCTACAATCCGAGAAGGCATGAATCTCCTCCGAAACTGGGGAACAGCCTTGCAGAATACCTTAAAACATGTCTGTGATCCAAAAACAACTGGTGCCTCCGATAAGGGAGAAAATAAAGTTCCATCTGTCGCAGACTTTAGAAAGTATGAAGATGCGGCAAGACATGGACTTAGACCGGATCAGAAAGAGCGAATTGATAGGATGACATTAGAGGAGTATCTAAAGGCTCCCCCAATGACTCCTGAGGAAAATGCCTATGCCTCTAATGTAAAATTTGCGAAGTTTAACCAAGAAAATAAAGCTAAACTTCCAACTTTAGCAGCTGAATTCATAGGCTGGAATAATGGAGAACGTTTAGTTACAGGGAAAGATCCACTAACGGGCGAAGACGCAAATCGTTGGGCGGCAGGTGCAGAGTTAGCTGTTGATATTGCAAGTAATTTCTTTCCTATAGCTAAGGCTGGCAAATTAAGGAAACTTGAAAAAGCACTCGATGCAGTAGACGCAGTCAATGATGCTTCAAAAGCTACAAAGGCAGCTGATAAAGCTAAAGATGCTTCGAAAGCTGCAAAGGCAGCGGACAAGGCATCAGACGCTGCTCGTGTGGCGGATAAAGTAGATGATGTCAAAGATGTTAATAAAATTCCTCAATATGTTGAAGATACTATTTCACAGATTAAAAACAATAAGGGTAATCCACCAGATGGATTTAAAGGAGGAAAAGTTTATAAAAATGAGCCTTTAGATGGTGAAGAACTCCTTCCCGATGGAATTACTTATAAAGAGTACGATGTTCATCCATATCAAAAAGGAGTGCCAAGAGGAATGGAAAGAATTGTTATAGGTGAAGATGGATCCATATGGTATACTCAAGATCACTATCAAACTTTTATAAGAATAAAATAAGGGGAATATAATGTCAAAGAAATTTAATAATAGAACATTTAGAAAGATAGAAGAAATTTATAGCGTTTATTTACCTGACGAATTTAAAAAAGTTTATGGAAATATGGAGGAACTTCCTGAAAACTGGTATGATTGGAGTGATTTTTCACCTCAGAATGTTAAGGTGTTGAGTAATTATATACAAGTAATAAAAGAAAATATAGCAGAAGAAATAGAATATGTTGATTGGAGCGATAATTGGGGAGAAGCTCCAAGTAATTTAGAACTTACAAAAGGAGAAATACTAAGTCGTTTAATGAATTCCCCAACATTATTGCCCATTTTTGGTCATAGGTATATTGCATCATGTAATACTCCAATTTCGCCTGTATTTTCAATTGTTGGTTCAGATATCATTTATTATTCAAAAAGCCTAACTGATTATTTTCATGGAATCACAGTAAGCAGAGAGACAAATCTATCTAATTTACCCCAAATTCCTTTTTGGTCCGATATTGCACAGTGATAAAGGTTAGATGAGAATACTAGGTTAAGAGAAAAATTACAACAAGTATATTTCAAAACTTTTCACCATTATCAAGTAATTGGTATTAATTTTGGGATAGATGTAATTTCTGAGAAATTTCCTCTTATTTTCAAGTTGGAAAAGTGATTGTTATTTAGTATCTGAGACTATAGGAATTTAATTATTTATTTAAGTTAATAAATTGAAAAGTTCTCAGAAATAATTTGCTTAGAATGTTTTTGAAAAACTTAAAAAGAGAAATTAAATTACATGATTATCTTAACTAGAATCGTACTAATTGTTTAAATTAACCTCTTCTGTTGTGATAGAAACATGCAAAGACTCTCGAGGAAGGATTTCTTCGAGAGTTTTATGTTACATCTATGACTTAAAGGATCAGTTGCTTACAGTGACTAAGGAGGGAATCGTTGTCAACCCACCAGAACTCGGTAACCTACCGGATCAGGGAGAAGTGACCTATGCCAGTTGGGCTCTGTGACAGGTTTGACCAAGGATGGACAAGCCGTCTCATCCAGTCGCTATCATCTCTATGGGGCAAGAAAGACAAGCACAGACACGACAGGAAATCCCTTTGCCTATAACGGCGAAGCCCGTGATGATACTGGACTTGACTATTTACGCGCAAGGTATTATGATAGTCAGGGAGGTACTTTCTTAACCGAGGATAGCTACCCAGGGGAGGAAACAGACCCTCTCAGCCAGAACCGCTACAGCTATGTGCAGAACAACCCTGTCAACTATACCGACCCGAGTGGGCACTTCTGGAACAGTATCAAAAAAGGCTGGAACTATGTTAAAAAGACGGCCTCTAATGCTTGGAATGGTGTAAAACGAGTCGCCTCAAACACCTGGAATGGTGTGAAGAGTGTCGCATCCAAGGCTTGGAATGTGACCAAGAGCGCTTTCAACCATGCGACCAACTGGGTCAGAACCCAGGTCAACCGTGCATCGAATTGGGTTGGCAGACAGTGGAATAAGGTTCAAACGACCTACAATAGTGCCAGTGACTATGTACAAACGAAATACCAGCAAGCGGCTGCACAGATAGAAGCTAAGCGCCAACAAGTGGTTCGGTCTGCCTATGCCCTAGCCACAGGCTTGAGCTCTTCCCCAACCATCCGAGAAGGTATGAATCTCCTCCGAAACTGGGGAACAGCCTTGCAGAACACCTTAAAACATGTCTGTACGACAGCTGAACGAGTCAAGAATCAAGTCGTTGATTTCGTGAAAAATGTCGACTGGAAGAAGGTTGCCATCGTGGCAGCTGCGACTGTAGCAGCAGTAGCTGTGTCTGTAGCCACTGCAGGAGCAGCGGCTCCTGTGGTAGCCGGATTAGTCGGAAGTGTCGGTTTGACTGGTTTTGGTGCGGCTGTTGCGACAGGTGTTGGTGTTGGAGTTATAGCAGGGGCAGCAGGTGGAGGAACCCAAGCCCTTGTTTCAGGTGCTTTATCAGGAAAAGATGGTAAGACTATTCTCAAGGATACATGGGAAGGTATTAAGGGAGGTGCGGTCACTGGAGCCTTTACAGGAGGTCTGACGGCTGGTCTAGGAGCAGCTAGTTCAAGTGTGACAAATGGTCTGGTGCGTCACGGGGTTGATACGGTAGGTGAAACCGTGATTGACACGATTAGTGATGCGGCTCAAGGAGGCCAGATCACTCCAACCAGCATTGGTACAAGCCTTTTCCTTAACGCAGTGACAGAAGGTGTAAGTAGCCGAACAGTTCGAGCTCCTAAAGCTGATGTGGTGACGACGAAGCCGAAATCAGGGGATGTACCAGTCACGAGACCACGCAAGGATGTAACCCCTGTACAGCAACTAGCATTGCCTGGGCCGACTAGTAAACCCCTTGCCTTGCCAGCACCAGATCCTGTGTTAGCTTTACCAGCTCCTAAGGCTGATGTGGTGACAACGAAGCCTACGGGTGGACGTCTACCAATGACAGTAGAGAATCTCCAAATGTTTGCGGAGAAGCCTAAAGTCACTAAAGATAATCATTTTAATAATTGGTTAGATAAAGGTTCGTCTAATAATAGTGTTTATTATGGAATTGATGCTAATACTGAAGGTGCTGTTTATACAGGAATAACAAAACAAGATTTAGAATCAAGATTGTATCAACATAATCGTCAAGGAAAGAATTTTTCGCGCCTTGATGAACGATATAGTGGTTTGACAAGAAACCAGGCTAGGGCAGTGGAGCAGTATCTTATTGAAAACGGCCATGCGAATCAATTGAATAAAATTAATAGTATTAGTCCTAAAAATAAAATGTATGATGGTGCCATGAAGTGGGCAGAAAAATATCTTAATGGAGGAAATTAATAATGAATACAAATCTAATAGCTTTAAGAAGAAAAGAACATTTTGAGAGTTTAAATTTAGAAATTCAGAAGGAGTTAGATGACTTTTATGATACAAAGGCAGCTACTCATCAACTAAAAGTGATTAAAAAAAGCAGGTCAATTCCAAAAGTGGGAGATGTATTTCTTGTGTCTCCTAGGGAGGGAATCTACTTTTATGGTAAAGTGCTGGTTGCTAATATAGTTAGAAAAGTTCCGGATTCTTTTGTGGAAGGAAAACATGTTGTATTTATCTTTAAAGGAATTACTCATGAAAAAAATATTGATAAATACAAGCCAGATTATTCTAACTTGTTAATTTCACCTGCTATTGTAGGTGATGCATATTGGAAAAAAGGATATTTCCATACTATCGCTAATATTCCCTTAACAGAGGAAGAGAAAAATCTGGATTTTGGCTTTTATAAACTTCATTTTAAAAGTAACTTTTTTTGTAAAGAGACTGGAGAATTATTGGATAAAGAGCCTAAATTATTAGGGATGCATGGAATAACAACCATCAGTGGAATAGGATGGGATATTGAAAGAGAATTAATTATTAATCCTTCCTTATTAGAAGAAACTGAGTAGCTTGAACTTTGTGATAATCATTAAAAACTCTCGAAGAAATTTTTCATCGAGAGTTTTATACTATCACCATCAGCTATAATAGTGGTAAGACTCAATACACCTATAATGAACTGGGTGATCCGATCCAAGTCACCGATGCCAATGGCCCTGTCACTAAGATGACCTATACCTCAACGGCTCAACATAGGGATCCAAATGGTCAAGCGACAGCCTTTAAGTACGACCCATTAGGACGAATCATCGAAACAGTAGCTCCAACAGGAAGCAAGCAAAGCTTCAGCTATG belongs to Streptococcus sp. DTU_2020_1001019_1_SI_AUS_MUR_006 and includes:
- a CDS encoding RHS repeat-associated core domain-containing protein, with the protein product MTVSDGAGKELSKLSYTYDLAGNKLTSTETVDGKESQIHFTYDDHNRLTKLEGPDGTITYTYDKNGNRIASEKNSEKLDYIYDTENRLLAIKDKKGLLMAALYDGDDNRVFTASRKEGKNTYQLFQRKPKEDQSGDQASHAGRGKSGRKSPYTAPSGEKNSLFWYGFSQNVLQALSTLPQTVGSIWHSIFDDVSRAYHQKVAKDRATKEGIVVNPPELGNLPGQGEVTYASQVQDVLIPYTTREDTYNYYEERNYVNDVNREHTEVLETYDHDGKARETYSYGQGRTSYLNNQTGDSYNYLTNQSASVTGLTKDGQAVASSRYNLYGARKTSTDTTGQPFAYNGEARDDTGLDYLRARYYDSQGGTFLTEDSYPGEETDPLSQNRYSYVQNNPVNYTDPSGHFWNSIKKGWNYVKSGLNWAGRQISRGVNWVGRQISRGVNWVGRQIDRGVNWVGRQIDRGINWVGRQIDRGVNWVGRQWNKVQTTYNSTVDYVQTKYQQAQARIQELHYQAIRTAYAVAIGFKASPTIREGMNLLRNWGTALQNTLKHVCDPKTTGASDKGENKVPSVADFRKYEDAARHGLRPDQKERIDRMTLEEYLKAPPMTPEENAYASNVKFAKFNQENKAKLPTLAAEFIGWNNGERLVTGKDPLTGEDANRWAAGAELAVDIASNFFPIAKAGKLRKLEKALDAVDAVNDASKATKAADKAKDASKAAKAADKASDAARVADKVDDVKDVNKIPQYVEDTISQIKNNKGNPPDGFKGGKVYKNEPLDGEELLPDGITYKEYDVHPYQKGVPRGMERIVIGEDGSIWYTQDHYQTFIRIK
- a CDS encoding RHS repeat-associated core domain-containing protein, whose amino-acid sequence is MTGLTKDGQAVSSSRYHLYGARKTSTDTTGNPFAYNGEARDDTGLDYLRARYYDSQGGTFLTEDSYPGEETDPLSQNRYSYVQNNPVNYTDPSGHFWNSIKKGWNYVKKTASNAWNGVKRVASNTWNGVKSVASKAWNVTKSAFNHATNWVRTQVNRASNWVGRQWNKVQTTYNSASDYVQTKYQQAAAQIEAKRQQVVRSAYALATGLSSSPTIREGMNLLRNWGTALQNTLKHVCTTAERVKNQVVDFVKNVDWKKVAIVAAATVAAVAVSVATAGAAAPVVAGLVGSVGLTGFGAAVATGVGVGVIAGAAGGGTQALVSGALSGKDGKTILKDTWEGIKGGAVTGAFTGGLTAGLGAASSSVTNGLVRHGVDTVGETVIDTISDAAQGGQITPTSIGTSLFLNAVTEGVSSRTVRAPKADVVTTKPKSGDVPVTRPRKDVTPVQQLALPGPTSKPLALPAPDPVLALPAPKADVVTTKPTGGRLPMTVENLQMFAEKPKVTKDNHFNNWLDKGSSNNSVYYGIDANTEGAVYTGITKQDLESRLYQHNRQGKNFSRLDERYSGLTRNQARAVEQYLIENGHANQLNKINSISPKNKMYDGAMKWAEKYLNGGN
- a CDS encoding immunity 26/phosphotriesterase HocA family protein, with protein sequence MNTNLIALRRKEHFESLNLEIQKELDDFYDTKAATHQLKVIKKSRSIPKVGDVFLVSPREGIYFYGKVLVANIVRKVPDSFVEGKHVVFIFKGITHEKNIDKYKPDYSNLLISPAIVGDAYWKKGYFHTIANIPLTEEEKNLDFGFYKLHFKSNFFCKETGELLDKEPKLLGMHGITTISGIGWDIERELIINPSLLEETE